The proteins below are encoded in one region of Candidatus Eisenbacteria bacterium:
- a CDS encoding ComEC/Rec2 family competence protein: EWRPPLLPAPVALWSLVVAGHLAASHAPLPSRLEEPARAGALAIGGASLLAGSWRERRPGFGRRASIREGLEALTGALAAALAGAALGAEADRAAWPLPVHPRETAIVVEGIVLDTASIDATPPAVLFHARRVRVGETERVVSARLTLRWHDDAVPPRWIVPGLWLRAEGRYRPPEDARNPGQSAPGRWLERLGIAGTVAVDPLSVGAPPDPPERGGSPGAILRDRIARLFASELSPPVGALARGMLLGDRSGISPAIQSAFRDGGTIHILSISGLHVCILAGFLALAGTIARLPLRASAVVELAGLWAYVTLVGAPACAIRSALLWTAVRSGRLLGTVVRPFTAWGLAGLLIHLAEPSTALDPGFQLSFLAVLGLGASGALSRPPGPSRSRAGPLAERVHAACRGTWSLFVQSAGACVGTAGLSSRLFGSIPVVGLLLNLAVIPICTLFMAETALLLAAAAAGLDPVREAAAGAAEASGLLLLAVNAWGARLLDPWITREVAPAWGLAVAALTLLIAWATIESVRGGRVARRTAALWALGALSISAFAPVLPDVASSPSTLPRSAVVVSLDIGQGDATWIGFEDGASLLCDAGPRDERRDMGARVIEPALREEGFAPPAAVLSHAHLDHFGGFEWLARRGWIRDVWENGSDPDGHWREGIAAGLRERGRAFRPVRRDTTALLGRNARMRLLPGPAHGAENDRSLAAHIEIEGRTILLSGDLEAAGEEALLPRLGRCDVLKAPHHGSRTSSAPEWIERIRPSILLVSCGERNRFGHPDAAVMGRYRRVGTEILRTDREGAIRLTITRAGAWISTRAHPAPRWLGWRDDSR, translated from the coding sequence CGAATGGCGCCCGCCCCTCTTGCCCGCGCCGGTCGCGCTCTGGTCCCTGGTCGTCGCGGGACACCTGGCGGCGAGCCATGCGCCGCTTCCGTCGCGCCTCGAAGAGCCCGCGCGAGCCGGAGCGCTCGCGATCGGCGGGGCGTCCCTGCTCGCCGGCTCGTGGCGGGAGCGCCGCCCCGGGTTCGGGCGGCGCGCGTCGATCCGTGAGGGACTGGAAGCGCTCACCGGCGCGCTCGCCGCGGCGCTCGCGGGCGCCGCCCTCGGAGCGGAGGCCGATCGCGCCGCGTGGCCGCTCCCGGTTCACCCGCGCGAGACGGCGATCGTCGTCGAGGGGATCGTGCTCGACACGGCGTCGATCGATGCGACGCCTCCCGCGGTCCTGTTCCACGCGCGACGCGTGCGCGTGGGGGAAACGGAGCGCGTCGTGAGCGCGCGTCTCACGCTGCGATGGCACGACGACGCGGTGCCGCCGCGATGGATCGTTCCCGGGCTCTGGCTCCGTGCGGAGGGACGGTACCGGCCGCCCGAGGACGCGCGCAATCCGGGGCAGAGCGCGCCGGGCCGGTGGCTCGAGCGGCTCGGCATCGCGGGCACGGTCGCCGTGGATCCGCTCTCCGTCGGAGCGCCTCCCGATCCTCCCGAGCGGGGCGGCTCGCCGGGGGCCATCCTCCGGGACCGGATCGCGCGGCTCTTCGCGTCGGAGCTCTCGCCGCCGGTGGGCGCGCTCGCGCGCGGGATGCTCCTCGGAGACCGCTCGGGCATCTCGCCCGCGATCCAGAGCGCGTTCCGGGACGGAGGGACGATCCACATCCTCTCGATCTCGGGACTCCACGTCTGCATCCTCGCCGGATTCCTCGCGCTCGCCGGCACGATCGCGCGGCTGCCGCTCCGAGCGTCCGCGGTGGTGGAGCTTGCGGGGCTCTGGGCCTACGTGACGCTGGTCGGCGCCCCGGCGTGCGCGATCCGCTCCGCGCTCCTCTGGACGGCCGTCCGGAGCGGCCGACTCCTCGGAACCGTCGTGCGCCCGTTCACCGCGTGGGGACTCGCGGGGCTCCTGATCCATCTCGCGGAACCGTCGACGGCCCTCGATCCCGGGTTCCAGCTCTCCTTCCTCGCGGTGCTCGGCCTTGGAGCCTCCGGAGCGCTCTCGCGCCCTCCGGGTCCGTCGCGCTCGCGCGCCGGCCCGCTGGCGGAGCGCGTGCACGCGGCGTGCCGAGGCACGTGGTCCCTCTTCGTTCAGAGCGCGGGGGCGTGCGTCGGAACGGCGGGACTCTCCTCGCGCCTCTTCGGCTCCATCCCGGTCGTCGGACTCCTCCTCAATCTCGCGGTGATCCCGATCTGTACGCTCTTCATGGCCGAGACGGCGCTCCTTCTCGCGGCGGCGGCTGCCGGTCTCGATCCCGTGCGCGAGGCGGCCGCGGGCGCCGCGGAGGCGTCGGGTCTCCTCCTGCTCGCGGTGAACGCATGGGGCGCCCGTCTTCTCGACCCCTGGATCACGCGGGAGGTCGCGCCGGCCTGGGGGCTCGCGGTGGCCGCGCTGACGCTCCTCATCGCCTGGGCGACGATCGAATCCGTGCGCGGCGGAAGGGTGGCGCGCCGCACCGCCGCCCTGTGGGCGCTCGGGGCGCTGTCGATCTCGGCGTTCGCTCCGGTTCTTCCGGATGTCGCGTCGAGCCCTTCCACGTTGCCGCGATCCGCCGTCGTGGTCTCGCTCGACATCGGCCAGGGGGACGCGACGTGGATCGGGTTCGAGGACGGCGCTTCGCTTCTCTGCGACGCGGGCCCTCGCGACGAACGGCGCGACATGGGAGCGCGCGTGATCGAGCCGGCGCTGCGAGAGGAGGGATTCGCGCCTCCCGCGGCCGTCCTCTCCCACGCGCACCTGGATCACTTCGGGGGCTTCGAGTGGCTCGCGCGACGCGGATGGATTCGCGATGTGTGGGAGAACGGCAGCGATCCGGACGGGCACTGGCGTGAGGGGATCGCGGCAGGGCTGCGCGAACGGGGCCGCGCGTTCCGACCCGTGCGGCGCGACACCACGGCGCTCCTCGGACGGAACGCGCGGATGAGGCTCCTTCCCGGCCCGGCCCACGGCGCGGAGAACGACCGCTCGCTTGCCGCGCACATCGAGATCGAAGGCCGGACCATCCTGCTCTCGGGGGACCTCGAGGCGGCCGGAGAGGAGGCGCTCCTGCCGAGGCTCGGGCGCTGCGACGTGCTCAAGGCGCCGCATCACGGCAGCCGTACGTCGAGCGCGCCGGAGTGGATCGAACGAATCCGGCCTTCGATCCTGCTCGTCTCCTGCGGCGAGCGGAACCGGTTCGGCCATCCCGACGCGGCGGTGATGG